The segment AGGCCCGCCCGTTGCCGTCCCGGGTGGCGGACAGCCCCCGCAGGTTCGCCGACGCCCTGCGCACCGGGCGGTCGCCGGGCCGGCTGTCCGCCCCGGAGACCAGCACGGCCGCGCGCGGCGCCTTCGACCAGGCCCTGCTGGACGCCGCGGTCGCCTTCGCCCGGCGGGAGCCGGAGCTGCGGCCAGGAGCGGAGCCCGCACCGTCCCCGTCGGGCCGTCCCGCCTGGATGGCCCGACCCGAGGCCGCGGTCCGCGGGGCGCTGGGTGCCGTCGGCGGACGGACGCGGCGCGGGCGCGGCCTGTTCGGCCCGGCCGGGCGGGACTACGGCCTGCGGGTCGCCGTCTGCATCGCCGCGAGCGTCGCCGTGGCGCTGCTGCTCCGCGCCGACCACTGGTACTGGCTCCCGGCGACCGTCACCTTCCTGGTGAAGCCGGACCTGGGCCCGCTCTTCTCCCGTACGGTCAACCGCTTCGCCGGGACCGTCGCGGGCGTGCTGGTCTTCGCCGGGGCGGGCCTGCTGCTGACCGGTACGTGGTGGCCCGCACTGGTGGCGGGCGCGGGTGGTGCGCTGCTGCCGTTCGCCACCCGCCACTTCGCCCTGCAGACCGTCGCGATCACCCTCATGGTGCTGTCGTTCGTGTACGTCAGCGGCGATCCGGAGGCCGCCGCCGAACGGATCGTGGACACCTCCATCGCCTGCGGCATCGTCCTCGTCGTCGGACATCTGCCCCGCCTCGCCGACCCGCGCCGCCGGGTCGGGCACCGCGTCACCTCGGCGCTGCGCAGCACCGAGCAGTTCCTGCGGCACGTCCTGGAGGCGGAACCGGGCGCGGACCCCACCCGGCGGCTGGCACTGCGCCGCGCCGCCTACCGGGCGCTGGGGGAGGCCAGGGCGGCGGCGGAGACCGCCGCGGCCGAACTCCTCGCCGCCCGTGACCGCAACCCCGACTGGTTGACCGTCGTCACCGCGGCCGAACGCATCGTGGACGCCGCGACCGCCTGCGCGGTTCGCCTCGACCATGGCGCGCACCGCCCGAGCCGGGCCGAGGCCGAGGGGCTGTGCCAGGCGCTGGCGGCGATGGCCGACGCCCTGGAGGACCCGCGCCGCCGGCCCGAGCCCGGCCCGTCCGCCCCTGACCTTCCGCCGGTCCCGGACTGCGCCACGCTCACGGATGTGGCCGTGGAACTGGAGCGGATCCGGGGGTACGCGGGGACGGGGTGAGCCGGGGTGTGCGGGGTCTGCGGGGTGGGCGGGGCCGGGACGTGCCCCCTCGGATCCCGGTCGCCGAGCGCGCCGAGCCCCGCGAGATCACCATTTGTGGGGACACTGGGCGGAAGCAGAGCCGCGGCTGAGCGGGACCGCGCCCGCATCGGCGGGGGGACGGGAAAGTCTCCGTCCGGTCCCGTGCTCCGCGCGCCGAGGAGAAGGAGGCAGCTGTGGCGCCCATGCGATGGGAGGCGTTTCTGGCACAGGTCCAGGAGCGCGGCGAGTACGAGTCACCGCAGGAAGCGGAGCGGGCGGCCCGCGTCGTCCTGGCCCTGCTGGGCGCGCATCTGGTCGGTGAGGAACGGGCCGAGCTGGCCGCCGAACTGCCGGAGACCTTCGCCCTGATCCTGCTCAACCCGCTCCGGGCCGCCGAGCCGCTGGACCCCGCACGGTTCGTCCGCGCCACGGCGGCCTGGATCGAGGGCGCCACCGAGGAGACCGCCAAGTGGGATGTCGGCGCCGTGCTCAGCGTCGTCGCCGACGCCGCTGACGAAGACCTCATGCAGCGTGTCCTGCTGCAACTGCCGCCGGACTTCGACCTCCTCTTCGGCCACCCCCGGTCGGTATGACCACGGCGTGCGGGCCCCCTCCCCGCTGACGGGGCGGGGGCCCGTGTCATGAGCCGCCCTCCTCTCCGGGCCGTCGCAGAAGGGGCGACCGGTGGCTCACCGCCCCCGTCGGTCGTCCGCCGGTTCGCCCGCTGTCGTGGAGGGGGCTTCGGAGTCATCCGTACGGGACGGCCGGGCCACCCGGCGCGGGGTGGTGGCAGACCCGCGCCGGGTCACGCGGGCCAGGCCCCCGACGACTAGGGCGAGCGCCGTCAGCAGGGCGCTCACCCATAGCGGCGAGCGGAAGCCGAGCCCCGCGGTGAGCGCGGCGCCGCCGCACCAGGGGCCGAGCGCCGCGCCCACGTTGAGGGCCGCCGTGGCGAACCCGCCGCCCAGGGTCGGCGCCCCGGTCGCCGCGTAGAGGGCCTGTGAGACGAGGGTGGAGCCGACGGCGAACGACAGCGCCCCCTGGACGAAGAGGAGCACGAGCACGGCGACGGGGCTGCCGGCCGTGAGCGCCGTGGCGAGCCAGCCGGCGAGCAGGGCCGGTCCGCCGAGCGCCAGGAGGCGGAGGGGGCGGGCATCGGCCAGGCGCCCGGCCACGCTGACCCCGACGAAGGACCCCAGGCCGAAGAGCGCCAGCAGGGCGGGCACCCAGCCGGCGCCGAGTCCGGTGACCTCGGTGACCAGCGGCGCGAGATAGGTGAAGGCGCAGAAGGTCGCGCCGTTCACCAGGGCGCCGAGGAGCAGCAGCACCACGAGCCGGGGGCTGCGCAGGGCGCGCAGTTCGGCAACGGCGCGGGGGCCGCCCGCGACGGACCGCGGGGCGGGGTCGGCGGGTACCGACCACAGGATCGCGAGGACGGCGGGTACCGAGACCAGCGCCACCGCCCAGAACGCCGAGCGCCAGCCCCACAGCTCACCGAGCAGCGCACCGGCGGGCACGCCCGCGACACACGCCATGGTGGTGCCTCCGAGCAGGACGGAGGTGGCGCGGCCCTTGGCGTCGGGGGCGACCAGCGAGGTCGCGGTCGCCAGGGCCACCGCCAGGAACCCGGCGTTGGCCAGCGCCGCGACGAACCGGGTGGCCAGCAGGACTCCGTAGTCCGGGGTGACCGCCCCGAGGACATGGACGAGCAGGAACGTGACCAGGAAGGCCAGCAGCGCGCGACGCGGCGGCCGGCGCAGGCTCAGCAGCGCCAGCAGCGGCGCGCCGATCACCATTCCCACGGCGAAGGCCGAGGTCAGCGCTCCGGCGGCGGAGAGCGAGATATTCAGCTCACGGGCGATGTCCGGCAGCAGGCCGGACAGCATGAACTCGGAGGTGCCTTGGGCGAACACCGCAAGGCCGAGCATGGAGAGAACGAAGGGCACAGCAACACTCCGCAACCACAGGGTGGATCGACAGGGCGCGACGGCAGACGCAGCGGTGCCCGTGCGGAGGCGAAGGAGCGAACCGTCCGGCGCAGGGCACGCGTGGCTACCGCGCGAAAGGACCTGGGACGTCAGAGATATGACGCAGCATCAGGTGAGAAAACAGCCCGTACTACGGCGAGCCGGTGGCAGGAAGCGTGCCAGGTGGCGCGCGTCGAGGAGGCGACGGCGCGACCGCGAGACAGTGCAAGGAGCCACCGGACGGCCGGTGGCTAGCGTCTTGATGCCTCGGGGCTGGACATGCGGGCAGACTAATCGAGCCGGCCGGCCCCGTCCACGCAATTTAGCGGCGGCGGTCGGCGGCGGCGGTCGGCGGCGACTCCGCCGACCGCCTCGCCCTGTCGCTCAGCCGCGGGGTATCAGTGCGAAGACCTCGATCCAGAAGCGCTGGACCTCGCTCGACGCCCCCACGAGGTAGGTGGAACGCAGCTTCGGCGGGAGCAGGGCCACCAGCCGGGCCACCGCCGCCTGATGCTGCTTCAGCTGCGACAACTCCGCGTTGGCCAGGACCTGGTGGACCAGATCGCTGTCGTTCGAGCCCTCGCTCGACGCACGCGCCGCCGTCCGCAGCCGCGTCTCCCAGGCGTCGACCTCCTGGGCCAGCTCGCGCAGGCCGGTGACCGGGCGGTTGCTGAGCCGGTCGAGGAGGGCGGTCAGCGACACCGGGGCGTATTCACCGTCACCGAGATAGACGGTGCCCATCTCCAGCGGCAGTCCGCGCTGGTGGAGTTTGATCAGCCGCTCCAGGGTGCGCTTGGTGATCCAGGCCCGGCCGTCCTCGTCGATGTCGTGCTTCCACCACTCCAGGACCGTCTCGGCGACGGCACCGTACTTCGCGATCAGCCACTCGTTGGCCGGGATGTCGCCCGGCTCGACGGTCAGCGAGACAGTGAAGCGGGTCGCCTGCGCGATGTTGTTCCGGGCGACCAGAAGCTTGCGGCCCAGGTGATACGGCGGGTTCTGCACCGCGATCTGCGCCCGCAGATTCTCGATCCGGCGGCCCGCCAGGGACCACTCCTGAGTGATCTCCATCAGCTTGGCGAACGCTGCCTTGTCCTTGGGGCGGTTGTACTCGTCCCACACGATCGCCTTCGGCTCCGGACCCAGGAACGATCCGGCCAGGAGGTTGTCCAGGGAGCCGTCGGTGGTCGGGATCGGTGCGCAGAGGTCTTCGACATTGGTCACCGGCATCGAGAAATACAGCGGCGCGCGCCCGTCGAGGCCCTCGCGGACGGTCTCGCGGACCAGCTCCGTCTTGCCGCACCCGGGCGGCCCCTGCAACAGCACCGACCAGCGGTTACGCAGTGCCGCACGCACCACGGCCCGTACCGGATCGGGGAGGGTGGCGGGGTTGGCGGCGCCCACCGCCGCCGCGATCCGGTCCAGCACCTCGGTCGTACGGTCCTTGCCCGGCCTGCCGTTGTCCTTCTGCTCGGCCAGCCGCAGCCGCTCGCCTTTGACCAGCGGCAGCCCCCAGCGCAGCGGGAAGCCCTCCCGGGCGTTGGCCAGGATGTGGTCGAGGGTGCGCGGGGAGAGCAGCTCGCGCAGGGCCGGGGCGAGGGTGGCCCAGAGGGTGAAGACCTCGCGCAGATTCCAGTCGCGGTACTTCGCCGCGAGCTGCTGCCGCCAGGACGTGTCGTTGGCGGTGATCCGGATCGTCACCATGCGGTCCAGGACGGCCAGATCGCTGCGCCGGGCCGCCGTCTCCGCCAGCGATTCGTTGTCCGTCAGGAAGACGCCGATGCAGCCCAGCTCCCGCAGGTCGTACTCGCCCAGCGTCCAGTTGCAGGCGATCTGCATCAGCTGTGACTGGATCGTCGCACCGGCCTGGAGCGAGTCGTCGATCAGCAGCACGAACGGCTTGCCGGGCCGCAGCTGGCTCATCACCAGCTGCCGCAGCACCAGTTCGCCCGTCTTGGCGTCGCGCACCGGCGCGTTGGCGAGCAGATCGTCCGGGGTGAGATTGGCGGCCGGCACGAAGACCAGCTCGGCATCCGGGTACGCCGTGGGCAGATGGGAGAAGAAGGTGGCCGTTTTGCCGATGCCGTGCTCGCCGAAGATCTGGCCGGTCTGACCCATGTCGATCATCGCGTCGATGAACGACTCCAGCCGGGAGACCCCCGGCCGGCCCTCCGGGGGCTCGGGGTAGGTGGCGCTGGGCCGCCATCCCGCGGGGCGGGGCGGCGGGGTCTGCGCGGTGGCCACGGCCCCCGGAGGTGCCGCGGTCGGCGTGGTCGTGCTCATCGGTCTCCTGTCGTCACACGGTGGCAGGCCATCGGCGGGGTGTGGTGGTCGGGCCAGTCGTTGCCGCCCGGCGTGATCAGCCAGATCCATTTGTCCGGCTCGGCGGGGGTGATGTGCGGGGCGTAGCCGTCGGTGAGCATCACCACGGCGTCCGGTATCTCCTCGAAGCCGCGGCCGTCGACCGTCGTGCGCCCCTCGACGTAGTCGGCCACCGCCTGGAAGCTCGTGCCTCCGCCGCCGTACACCTTCTCGCCGGGGTGGAACGGCATCACCGCACCGTCGAACGACAGCCAGTGGGCGGTCACCCCGTCGATCTGGCCCACCAGCTCCGTCAGCCAGTCGACCACCGCATCGGGCATCGACCCCGAGGTGTCGTACGCGATCACGAGGTTCTTCTCCCGCACCGGGCCGCACCGCGACAGCATCGGATCGTGGCCCAGCGCCGCCAGCAGGGCGCCGCGCTTCTTCGGATAGACCAGCCGCTCGCCCTCCCGCAGCTTGGACGCGAGGACATCGACCAGCCAGCGCTGCCACCAGTCGACCTTCCCCGTCCGCGGGGTCCTGCCGCGCAGCGCCCCCGCGCCCAGCCGCCCCCACACCCGGCTCGCATGCTCCGAGGTGCCGTCCGTACGGTCCATCAGATCGAGCAGTTCCCGCTCCGCGCCCGGGTGTCCGCGCCGCGCCGCCAGCAGGGAGTTGACCAGCGCGGAGGACACCGTCTCGTCGAGGGTCGGCTGATCGCCGTCCGCCGTCTCCGGGTCCGTGAGATGCACACAGGACACCGTGGGAACGGGCGGCTGCCGCATGCGCTTGAGCTCGGAGAACACGGTCATGTCGGTCTCGACGAAGGCGTCGTAGCCGAGGGGTTCGAGTCCCTGGGCCGTCAGATCGCCCGCGTAGTCCCGGTGGATCTCGCGCGGGTCGACCCCCGTGGGCCGGCCGTCGAGCTGCGGCAGCTCCTTGCGGCCGAGCCGGACCAGGGCGACATGGTTGATGGCGACCTCGGCGGCGAGGGTGAAGACGGGGTCCGCGCGCAGCTCGGGATCGGCGAACAGATGACGGTGCACCAGATGCCGCGCCTCATGGAAGAGGACGAACTTCACGCCCTCCAGGCCCAGCCGGACGAAGAAGCCGGGGTTGTAGAGCAGCGGACAGCTGCCGTCCCCGGAGGCCACCACGGCCGCGGTCGGCACGGCCGTCGTCGGGATCTGGTGGTGGCACTTGGCGTAGATCCAGGACGCCACCACGGATTCCGTCAGCCCGAAATCCAGCAGCGCGGCTTCCTTCAGCCGCCGCGCCTCCGCGACCACGTCCGGTGCCGCCGGGTGCCAGCTCTCCAGGGCCCGCCGGTCGGTCAGATCAACCACCGGCCGGTGCCCCACCGTTGTCGTGTCGTACGCCATGCCCCGCCCCCGTTCTCAGCTGCCTCCTTTCGTATCAGGAGGCACTGACAACGGAGCACGGCGGGAGGTGCCACGAGGGGAGCGAGGGCCGGCGCACCGGCGGCAGCGGGACCGGCCCGCTGCCGCCGGACACCGTACGGCTGCCTCAGCGGCCGCCGCGGTCCTTGCCCAGGAGCCCGGCCCGCCGCAGGGCGTCCGCCATCGCGTCGTTGGCCGGTCCGGCGTCGCGGCCGCCCCTGCGGTCACCGCCGCGCGGTCCGCCGCCGCCCTGCCGCTGCCGCGGCGCACCGCCCCGGCCGCCCTCACGCGGCGCACCGCCCCGGCCGCCCTCGCGCGCTCCGCCGCCGTTGCCGCCCCGGCGCTCGCCGCCACCGCGCCGCTCGCCGCCGCCACCGCCCGCCGAGGCGCCCTTGCCGTGCTCATCGTCCAGCCGCAGCGTCAGCGAGATCCGCTTCCGCGGAATGTCGACATCGAGCACCTTCACGCGCACGATGTCGCCCGGCTTCACCACGTCCCGCGGGTCCTTGACGAAGGTCTTCGACATCGCCGAGACATGCACCAGACCGTCCTGGTGGACGCCCACGTCCACGAACGCCCCGAAGGCGGCGACATTGGTCACCACACCCTCCAGGAGCATCCCCGGCTCCAGGTCGCCGATCTTCTCCACGCCTTCCTTGAAGGTCGCGGTCTTGAAGACCGGGCGCGGGTCGCGGCCCGGCTTCTCCAGCTCCTGGAGGATGTCGCTCACCGTCGGCAGTCCGAAGGAGTCATCGACGAAGTCCGCGGCCTTCAGGGTGCGCAGCACCGCCGTGTTGCCGATCAGCGAACCGACCGCGGTATCCGCCGACTTCACCATCCGGCGCACCACGGGGTACGCCTCGGGGTGCACGCTGGAGGCGTCCAGCGGGTCGTCGCCGCCCCGGATCCGCAGGAAGCCCGCGCACTGCTCGTACGCCTTCGGGCCGAGCCGCGCCACGTCCTTGAGCGCCTTGCGGGAGCGGAAGGGGCCGTTGTTGTCCCGGTGCGTGACGATGTTCTCGGCGAGCCCGGAGCCGATGCCCGAGACCCGCGAAAGCAGCGGCGCCGAGGCGGTGTTGACGTCCACGCCGACGCCGTTCACACAGTCCTCGACCACCGCGTCCAGCGAACGCGACAGCTTCACCTCGGACAGATCGTGCTGGTACTGGCCCACGCCGATCGACTTCGGGTCGATCTTGACCAGCTCGGCCAGCGGGTCCTGGAGGCGCCGGGCGATGGACACCGCACCGCGCAGCGAGACATCCAGCTCGGGCAGCTCCTGCGAGGCGAACGCGGAGGCGGAGTACACCGAGGCACCGGCCTCGGACACCATCACCTTCGTCAGCTTCAGCTCCGGCTGGGCGGCGATCAGATCGGCCGCCAGCTTGTCGGTCTCGCGGGAGGCGGTGCCGTTGCCGATCGCGATCAGCTCGACGTCGTGCTCGCGGGCCAGCTTCGCCAGCGTGGCCAGTGAGGCATCCCACTTCTGCTGCGGTACATGGGGGTAGATGGTCTCCGTGGCGGCCACCTTGCCGGTCGCGTCCACGACGGCCACCTTCACGCCCGTACGGAAACCGGGGTCCAGTCCCATCGTGGCGCGCGTACCGGCGGGCGCAGCCAGCAGCAGATCGCGCAGGTTCGAGGCGAAGACCCGGACCGCCTCGTCCTCGGCGGCCTGCCGCAGGCGCAGCCGCAGATCGATCCCGAGGTGCACCTGCACCCGGGTGCGCCAGGCCCAGCGGACGGTGTCCTGAAGCCACTTGTCGCCCGGACGGCCCCGGTCGGTGATGCCGAAGCGGTGCGCGATGGACTGCTCGTAGGAGCTCGGCCCCTCGGTGGCCGCCGACGGGTCCTCCGGCTCCAGGTTGAGATCGAGGATCTCCTCCTTCTCGCCGCGGAACATCGCCAGCACCCGGTGGGAGGGCAGTTCGGTGAACGGCTCGGCGAAGTCGAAGTAGTCGGCGAACTTCGCGCCGGCCTCCTCCTTGCCCTCGCGTACCTTCGCCGCCACCCGCCCGCGCGACCACATCCGTTCGCGCAGCTCACCGATCAGGTCCGCGTCCTCGCCGAACCGCTCGGTCAGGATGGCCCGCGCGCCCTCCAGGGCGGCGGCCGGATCGGCGACACCCTTGTCGGCGTCCACGAACGCCGCGGCCGCCGCGGCCGGTTCCACCGAGGGGTCGCTCAGCAGCCCGTCGGCGAGCGGCTCCAGGCCCGCCTCCCGCGCGATCTGTGCCTTGGTGCGGCGCTTGGGCTTGAACGGGAGGTAGATGTCCTCCAGCCGTGCCTTGGAGTCGGCGCCGCGGATCTGCGCCTCCAGGGCGGCGTCCAGCTTGCCCTGGGACCGTACGGACTCCAGGATCGCGGCCCGCCGCTCCTCCAGCTCCCGCAGATAGCGCAGCCGTTCCTCGAGCGAGCGCAGCTGCGCGTCGTCGAGCATCTCGGTGGCTTCCTTGCGGTAGCGCGCGATGAACGGGACGGTCGAGCCGCCGTCGAGCAGTTCGACCGCGGACTTCACCTGCCGCTCCTTGACGCCGAGCTCCCCGGCGATCCTCGCTTCGATGGACCCGAGGGCCCCGATGGGCTCAGTGGATGCCGTCACGTTGATCCAGACCCGCCTTCCAGCGCTTGCTTGAGCCTGCATTGTGCCGGGTGGCGGGCCGGACTGTCGCGCCGCCCAGCCGCCGGGGGTGTCCGTGACCTCACCTCGTCCGCCCGGAAACCGGGAGGGACGCGCTGATACCCCCGGCGCCGGGGTGCGCGAAGACCTCGCACACCCCGGCGACCGCGGGGCACCGCTTCTGAGGGTGCGTTACGTACAGGAACGTGCCGATACGTTCCGGATCACCTGCCGAACAGCACTGCGGGGAAGGCCCCGGCGTTCATGGCCGTGGTGGTGAAGCCGGTCGCCAGCTCGGTGAGCCGGGCCACGCCCTCGGCGCCCAGGTGCTCGTACGGGGCCCGGTCCAGCCGGTCGGTGGTCCGCTCCAGCTCCTTGCGCAGCAGGACTCCGGCCTCGGTCAGCTCGCCCCCGCCGTCCAGGAGGCCGCGCGACCGCAGCCGCTCCTGCGCGGCCTGCCAGTCCTCCTCCGCCCAGCCTCGGGTCGCCATGATGCCCTGGTGACTCATGCCCCGGCCGGTGGCCGTGTGGGTGACCAGCGCCTCCAGGCCGTCGAGTTCGGCGTTCAGCAGCGCTATCAGGTGGCCGTCGCCGCGGTGTTCGCGCAGCAGCGTCGCGGCGTGCCAGTAGGCCAGATGCGGGGCCTGGGGCACCGGCAGATCGGCGTGCGCGGCGTACAGCGGCCGGGCCCGGCGGGTGCAGGCCTCGGCGGCGTGCAGCGCCAGCTTCGCCGCCTCGGCCATCTCCGGCGACTCGACGGCCTCGGTACCGAGCAGCCGGCGCAGCGTGGCGTCCACGGCGCGCAGCCGGGCGTCGAGCACCTGCTGGGGCGTGGTGACGGACCAGATGTGCGGGACGTGCTGGGCGATGAGCTCGTGCTTGAAGTTGTAGAAGGTCGCCGTGATCGTGCCGGGGCCCACGGCACCCATGGCCGCGCCACGACAGGCGAAGTAGGCGGCGCTGCGGTTGTCGAGGCCGAGCTTCGCCATCTCCTCGGACAGCTCCGGCGCGAAGTAGTGCGTGGAGTGGAACGGGTTGACGACGTTGTGGCAGGTGCGGCCGGCCTTCTCGGGCAGTGCACTCGTAGCAGTCATGGCAGCAGGTTACCGACCGCTCGGTATGAGGCTAGGGGGAGGGTGCCTCCGGTGGGTCGGGGAAGGTCGCGATGGCAGTAAAGGTGGGATATCCGTCATTGCCGCCACCCGCGTGACTGTCCAGGATGGACGGCATGGAACCGCGCGATGTGCTGGTCGTCCTCTTCGACGGCCTCCAGAGCCTCGATCTGACCGGACCGGTCGAAGTCTTCGACGGTGCGAACCATGGCGCCCCGGGCGCCTACCGGATCCGCACCGCGAGCCTGGACGGCGGCCCGGTCCGTACCTCCAGCGGTCTGACGCTCACCCCGGACCTCGCGCTCACCGACACCGCACCGCCGCACACCCTCCTGGTACCCGGCGGCGAAGGCACCGGCCACCCCGACCCGCGGCTGATCGACTGGCTGCGGACGCACGCCCCGCGCGCCCGCCGCAAGGTCTCGGTGTGCAGTGGCGCACTCCTGCTGGCCGAGGCCGGGCTGCTGGACGGGCGCCGGGCGACGACCCACTGGATGCTCTGCGACACCCTCGCCGAGCGCTTCCCCGCGGTGCGTGTCGAACCCGAGCCGATCTATGTACGGGACGGCGACCTGGCCACCTCCGCGGGCGTCACCGCCGGTATCGACCTCGCGCTGGCCCTCGTGGAGGAGGATCTCGGCCGGGACCTCGCCCTGACCATCGCCCGGCATCTGGTCGTCTTCCTGCGGCGTCCCGGCAACCAGACCCAGTTCAGCGCCCAGCTCGCCGCCCAGACCGCACAGCGCCGGCCACTGCGTGACGTCCAGCAGTGGATCACCGACAACCCGGCGGCGGACCTCTCCGTCGACGCCCTCGCCGCCCGCGCCCTGCTCTCCCCGCGGCACTTCGCCCGGGCGTTCCGCGAGGAGACCGGCATGACACCGGGCCGCTATGTCGACCGGGTGCGGCTGGAGGCCGCCCGGCGGTGCCTGGAGGACACCACCGACGGCATCGGGCAGGTGGCGCGCCGCTGCGGCTACGGCACCCCCGAGGCGATGCGCCGCGCCTTCCTCCGCGTCCTGGGCGCCTCACCGGCCGAATACCGCCGCCGTTTCCAGCCGGCCTCACCACCCGTACCCACCCCCTGAACCCCGCCGGCCGCCACGAACCCACCGCGCCGGCCCCATCCACCGACGACAGGAACCGAAGATGCAGCTCGCGATCCTTCTCTACGACCGCTTCACCACGCTGGACGCCGTCGGCCCCTACGAAACCCTCAGCCGGCTGCCGGGCGCGGAGGCGGTGTTCGTCGGCGAGCGCACCGGCCCGTACCGCAACGACCTCGGCTCGCTCGGACTGGCCGCCGACGCCACGCTGGACGAGGTCACCGCGCCGGACATCCTCGTCGTGCCGGGCGGCCCCGGGCAGCTCGCGCACATGACGGACGGCCCGCTGCACGAGTGGATCCGCGCCGTGGACGCCCACACCACCTGGACCACCTCGGTGTGCACCGGTTCGCTGATCCTCGCCGCCGCCGGTCTGCTCACGGGGCGCCGGGCGACCTCCCACTGGCTGGCACTGGACCAGCTGCCCGCCCTCGGCGCCGAGCCGACGGGGGAGCGGGTGGTCTTCGACGGCAAGTACGTCACGGCGGCCGGTGTCTCGTCCGGTATCGACATGGGGCTGACGCTGGCCGGCCGGATCGCCGGGGACACCGTGGCCCAGACGATCCAGCTCGGCATCGAGTACGACCCGCAGCCGCCCTACGACGCGGGCTCCCCGGAGAAGGCGCCGGCCGAGGTCACCGCGGCGCTGCGAGAGCAGAGCCGGTCCGTGCTGACCGGGCAGGAGTAGGGCGGCCGCCGCCCGGCTCCCCGGGCCCCCGGCGGTCAGTCCGTGGGCCAGGTGAACCGCGGCGCCCGGCGCTCCAGGAAGGCGGCGGCACCCTCCGCGGTGTCGCCGCTCGCGCGCGCCTGCGCGGCCCAGTACGCGCCGCGCTCCTCGGCCTCGGCGGGCGGTACGTCCCAGGTCCCGTTGGCCAGCTCCTTCGCCGCGGTCTGGGTGAGCAGCGACCGGCTCGCGAGGACGGCCGAGAACTCCGCCACCCGCTTGCCCAGCTCACCCTCGGCCAGCACCTCGTCCACCAGGCCCGTACGCAGCGCCCGCGCACAGTCGATCAACTCCCCGGAGAACAACAGGTACTTGGCGGCGGAGAGCCCGACCAGCCGGACCAGCCGCCGGGTGGCGGACGCCGGATAGGCCACCCCGAGCTTGGCCGGCGTCACCCCGAACAGCGCGCCCTCCTCCGCGAAGCGCAGATCACACGCGGCCGCCAACTGCGCCCCGCCCCCCACGCAGTAGCCACGTATCGCCGCCAGCGTCGGCCCGGGAAACGCCGCCAGCGCCTCCTCGGCCGCCACCGCCAGGCCCTGCGACTCACCCGCCCCCTCCCGCAGCGTGCCGATGTCCGCCCCCGCGCAGAACGTCCCGCCCTCGCCCGTCAGCACCAGCGACCGGACGGCACGATCACCCGCCAGCCGCTCCAGCAACGGCGGCACATCCCGCCACATCTGCACCGTCATCGCATTCCGCTTGCCGGTGTTGCT is part of the Streptomyces platensis genome and harbors:
- a CDS encoding Tex family protein, which encodes MTASTEPIGALGSIEARIAGELGVKERQVKSAVELLDGGSTVPFIARYRKEATEMLDDAQLRSLEERLRYLRELEERRAAILESVRSQGKLDAALEAQIRGADSKARLEDIYLPFKPKRRTKAQIAREAGLEPLADGLLSDPSVEPAAAAAAFVDADKGVADPAAALEGARAILTERFGEDADLIGELRERMWSRGRVAAKVREGKEEAGAKFADYFDFAEPFTELPSHRVLAMFRGEKEEILDLNLEPEDPSAATEGPSSYEQSIAHRFGITDRGRPGDKWLQDTVRWAWRTRVQVHLGIDLRLRLRQAAEDEAVRVFASNLRDLLLAAPAGTRATMGLDPGFRTGVKVAVVDATGKVAATETIYPHVPQQKWDASLATLAKLAREHDVELIAIGNGTASRETDKLAADLIAAQPELKLTKVMVSEAGASVYSASAFASQELPELDVSLRGAVSIARRLQDPLAELVKIDPKSIGVGQYQHDLSEVKLSRSLDAVVEDCVNGVGVDVNTASAPLLSRVSGIGSGLAENIVTHRDNNGPFRSRKALKDVARLGPKAYEQCAGFLRIRGGDDPLDASSVHPEAYPVVRRMVKSADTAVGSLIGNTAVLRTLKAADFVDDSFGLPTVSDILQELEKPGRDPRPVFKTATFKEGVEKIGDLEPGMLLEGVVTNVAAFGAFVDVGVHQDGLVHVSAMSKTFVKDPRDVVKPGDIVRVKVLDVDIPRKRISLTLRLDDEHGKGASAGGGGGERRGGGERRGGNGGGAREGGRGGAPREGGRGGAPRQRQGGGGPRGGDRRGGRDAGPANDAMADALRRAGLLGKDRGGR
- a CDS encoding SCO6745 family protein codes for the protein MTATSALPEKAGRTCHNVVNPFHSTHYFAPELSEEMAKLGLDNRSAAYFACRGAAMGAVGPGTITATFYNFKHELIAQHVPHIWSVTTPQQVLDARLRAVDATLRRLLGTEAVESPEMAEAAKLALHAAEACTRRARPLYAAHADLPVPQAPHLAYWHAATLLREHRGDGHLIALLNAELDGLEALVTHTATGRGMSHQGIMATRGWAEEDWQAAQERLRSRGLLDGGGELTEAGVLLRKELERTTDRLDRAPYEHLGAEGVARLTELATGFTTTAMNAGAFPAVLFGR
- a CDS encoding GlxA family transcriptional regulator, with product MEPRDVLVVLFDGLQSLDLTGPVEVFDGANHGAPGAYRIRTASLDGGPVRTSSGLTLTPDLALTDTAPPHTLLVPGGEGTGHPDPRLIDWLRTHAPRARRKVSVCSGALLLAEAGLLDGRRATTHWMLCDTLAERFPAVRVEPEPIYVRDGDLATSAGVTAGIDLALALVEEDLGRDLALTIARHLVVFLRRPGNQTQFSAQLAAQTAQRRPLRDVQQWITDNPAADLSVDALAARALLSPRHFARAFREETGMTPGRYVDRVRLEAARRCLEDTTDGIGQVARRCGYGTPEAMRRAFLRVLGASPAEYRRRFQPASPPVPTP
- a CDS encoding DJ-1/PfpI family protein; the protein is MQLAILLYDRFTTLDAVGPYETLSRLPGAEAVFVGERTGPYRNDLGSLGLAADATLDEVTAPDILVVPGGPGQLAHMTDGPLHEWIRAVDAHTTWTTSVCTGSLILAAAGLLTGRRATSHWLALDQLPALGAEPTGERVVFDGKYVTAAGVSSGIDMGLTLAGRIAGDTVAQTIQLGIEYDPQPPYDAGSPEKAPAEVTAALREQSRSVLTGQE
- a CDS encoding enoyl-CoA hydratase/isomerase family protein produces the protein MEPGLKTHVSDGTATVTISNTGKRNAMTVQMWRDVPPLLERLAGDRAVRSLVLTGEGGTFCAGADIGTLREGAGESQGLAVAAEEALAAFPGPTLAAIRGYCVGGGAQLAAACDLRFAEEGALFGVTPAKLGVAYPASATRRLVRLVGLSAAKYLLFSGELIDCARALRTGLVDEVLAEGELGKRVAEFSAVLASRSLLTQTAAKELANGTWDVPPAEAEERGAYWAAQARASGDTAEGAAAFLERRAPRFTWPTD